A DNA window from Candidatus Roseilinea sp. contains the following coding sequences:
- a CDS encoding 2-hydroxy-acid oxidase, translated as MSTDLVDELRATIKSSTCVRPRGATTKLRAPANGCTTLDMRRLAGVVDYQPTEFIITAWAGTPVAEVQGLLAEHGQYLPFDPLLTERGATLGGTVAANACGPERYRYGGVRDFIIGARFIDGNGNLIHGGGKVVKNAAGFDYPKLMVGSLGRLGALVEVTFKVFPKPEAYATLRVDCPSLGAALALLPKLTNCPYDLNAIDLVIGAANEVAIFVRVGGLAASLSQRMDRVRSLCGGGEIVTGDAEAQLWRDAREFAWVAKGVPVVKVPLTPSRIPALDARVPLARRRYSVGGNVAWIATSALDELDATLSSLDLAGLILLSAPDDPRIGRRTSHPFAERVIRALDPQNKFGQATPRSPRVNSPADATRDSR; from the coding sequence ATGTCTACTGACCTCGTGGACGAACTCCGAGCCACGATCAAATCGAGCACTTGTGTGCGTCCGCGCGGCGCGACAACGAAGCTGCGCGCGCCGGCCAACGGCTGCACAACGCTCGATATGCGACGGCTGGCCGGCGTAGTTGATTACCAGCCGACCGAATTCATCATCACGGCCTGGGCCGGCACGCCCGTGGCCGAAGTGCAAGGCCTGCTGGCCGAGCACGGACAGTACTTGCCGTTCGACCCATTGCTGACCGAACGCGGTGCGACGTTGGGCGGCACCGTCGCCGCGAATGCATGCGGGCCGGAGCGCTACCGCTATGGCGGCGTGCGCGATTTCATCATCGGCGCGCGCTTCATTGATGGCAACGGCAACTTGATCCACGGCGGCGGCAAGGTGGTGAAGAACGCCGCCGGCTTCGACTATCCCAAGCTCATGGTCGGCAGCCTGGGCCGACTGGGCGCGCTAGTGGAAGTGACATTCAAGGTCTTCCCCAAGCCGGAGGCTTACGCGACGCTGCGCGTGGATTGCCCCTCGCTCGGTGCCGCCCTGGCGCTGCTACCCAAGCTGACCAATTGCCCCTACGATCTCAACGCGATTGATCTGGTCATTGGCGCAGCCAACGAAGTGGCGATCTTCGTCCGCGTGGGTGGGCTAGCCGCCAGCCTGTCGCAGCGCATGGATCGCGTTCGGTCGCTGTGTGGCGGCGGCGAAATCGTCACCGGCGATGCCGAAGCGCAGCTCTGGCGCGACGCGCGCGAGTTCGCCTGGGTGGCCAAAGGTGTGCCGGTCGTCAAGGTGCCGCTGACGCCCAGCCGCATCCCCGCGCTGGACGCACGCGTCCCATTGGCGCGCCGGCGCTACAGCGTAGGCGGCAACGTAGCCTGGATTGCGACCTCTGCGCTCGATGAACTCGATGCAACGCTCAGTTCGCTCGATCTAGCCGGCCTGATCTTGCTGAGCGCGCCCGACGATCCGCGCATCGGGCGACGCACAAGCCACCCTTTCGCCGAGCGCGTGATACGCGCGCTCGATCCCCAAAATAAATTCGGCCAGGCCACACCCCGAAGCCCCCGTGTAAACTCTCCGGCAGATGCAACACGCGATTCCCGTTGA
- a CDS encoding glycolate oxidase iron-sulfur subunit: protein MADAVGACVHCGFCLAACPTYKVLGEEMDSPRGRIILMRDVLQGSLAAEEAAPYLDRCLGCVGCVTACPSGVKYGELITAYRAHAEPRRTRPAMDRLARRLALETLPYPARFRAAAMLGKLARPFKGALPGQLAAMLALLPEDIPLKSEPLADMYPAIGTRRARVALLVGCVQQVLAPQINRATIQVLTAHGVEVIIPQGQGCCGALGMHIGDAEGARRLAEKNLRAFPRDVDAVVSNTAGCGSAMKEYELLFRGAPLEAVARAFAHRVRDVSEFLDELGPRAMRPLPQPRRVAYHDACHLAHAQGVWGAPRRLLKAIPNLTLVEIPEGEICCGSAGTYNIEHPDIADRLGERKAHGILATGAEAVATGNIGCLVQIRTHLKRAGRPLPVMHAMEILAQALGAAA, encoded by the coding sequence ATGGCCGACGCCGTCGGCGCCTGCGTGCATTGTGGCTTCTGCCTGGCCGCCTGCCCAACCTACAAGGTGCTGGGCGAGGAGATGGATTCGCCACGCGGGCGCATCATCCTGATGCGCGACGTGCTGCAAGGCTCGCTCGCCGCAGAGGAAGCTGCGCCCTACCTCGACCGTTGCCTGGGATGCGTCGGCTGCGTGACGGCGTGCCCCTCCGGCGTGAAGTATGGCGAACTTATCACCGCCTACCGCGCGCATGCCGAGCCGCGGCGCACGCGCCCGGCGATGGACCGCCTGGCGCGACGGCTGGCGCTCGAGACGCTGCCCTACCCCGCTCGCTTTCGCGCAGCAGCAATGCTCGGCAAGCTCGCGCGGCCATTCAAGGGCGCATTGCCCGGCCAGCTCGCAGCGATGCTCGCCCTTCTACCGGAAGACATCCCGCTCAAGAGCGAGCCGCTGGCAGACATGTATCCGGCCATTGGCACGCGCCGGGCGCGTGTGGCGTTGCTGGTCGGATGCGTGCAACAGGTGCTTGCGCCGCAGATCAATCGCGCGACGATCCAGGTGCTGACCGCGCACGGCGTGGAGGTCATCATCCCGCAGGGCCAGGGCTGCTGCGGCGCACTGGGCATGCATATCGGCGATGCCGAGGGCGCCCGACGGCTCGCGGAGAAGAACCTGCGAGCCTTCCCACGCGACGTGGACGCGGTCGTGTCGAATACCGCCGGCTGTGGGTCGGCCATGAAGGAGTATGAGCTGCTCTTTCGCGGCGCGCCGCTGGAAGCGGTTGCGCGCGCGTTCGCGCATCGGGTGAGGGACGTCAGCGAGTTCCTCGACGAGCTGGGCCCGCGCGCGATGCGACCGCTGCCGCAGCCGCGGCGCGTCGCTTACCACGACGCCTGCCATTTGGCGCATGCGCAAGGCGTCTGGGGCGCGCCGCGCCGGTTGTTGAAAGCTATCCCCAACCTCACGCTGGTCGAAATCCCCGAAGGTGAGATCTGCTGCGGCTCAGCCGGCACATATAACATCGAGCACCCCGACATCGCCGACCGGTTGGGCGAGCGCAAAGCGCACGGCATCCTGGCCACCGGCGCCGAAGCCGTCGCCACGGGCAACATCGGCTGCCTGGTGCAAATCCGAACGCACCTGAAGCGCGCCGGCCGGCCGCTGCCGGTGATGCACGCGATGGAAATCCTGGCCCAGGCCCTGGGAGCAGCCGCGTGA
- the msrP gene encoding protein-methionine-sulfoxide reductase catalytic subunit MsrP, with translation MQKIRSSEITPEHVYLSRRRFIRLGALALGSTALTACGGQLGETLAGRPAPAAPTQPADAATDALGIKRDEFGDPANSFETISTYNNYYEFTEDKEGVAQLAANFKAEPWKVTVGGLVSNPRTYDIDDLRRKFDQEERIYRLRCVEGWSMVIPWIGFPLHKLLAEVQPKAEAKYVRFESLLDPNQYPNQRPLSLYPWPYTEGLRLDEAMHDLTLMVTGLYGRPLPNSNGAPLRLAVPWKYGFKSIKAIVKIELTAEQPKTLWNTLAPHEYGFYSNVNPQRPHPRWSQATERRIGESGRRPTLMFNGYAERVAGLYAGMDLQANY, from the coding sequence ATGCAAAAAATTCGTTCGTCCGAAATCACGCCGGAGCACGTGTATCTCTCACGACGACGGTTCATACGACTCGGCGCGCTGGCGCTCGGTTCAACCGCGTTGACGGCCTGCGGCGGCCAACTCGGCGAGACGCTCGCCGGCCGGCCGGCGCCCGCCGCGCCAACCCAGCCGGCAGACGCGGCCACCGATGCCCTCGGCATCAAGCGAGATGAATTCGGCGACCCGGCCAATTCGTTCGAGACGATCTCAACCTACAACAACTACTACGAATTCACTGAAGACAAAGAGGGCGTTGCCCAACTGGCGGCGAACTTCAAAGCCGAGCCTTGGAAGGTGACGGTGGGCGGCCTGGTGAGCAACCCGCGCACCTACGATATAGACGACCTGCGCCGCAAATTTGACCAGGAAGAGCGCATCTACCGGCTGCGCTGCGTCGAGGGCTGGTCTATGGTCATCCCGTGGATCGGCTTCCCCTTGCACAAACTGCTGGCGGAAGTGCAACCGAAGGCCGAGGCAAAATATGTGCGCTTCGAGTCGTTGCTCGATCCAAATCAGTACCCCAATCAAAGGCCACTGAGCCTTTACCCTTGGCCTTACACCGAAGGGCTGCGTCTGGACGAGGCGATGCACGACTTAACGCTGATGGTGACCGGCTTGTATGGCAGGCCACTGCCGAATTCCAACGGCGCGCCGTTGCGCCTGGCCGTGCCATGGAAGTACGGCTTCAAGAGCATCAAGGCCATCGTGAAGATCGAGCTGACGGCCGAGCAGCCCAAGACGCTATGGAACACGCTGGCGCCGCACGAATACGGCTTTTACTCCAACGTCAACCCGCAGCGCCCACACCCGCGCTGGTCGCAGGCCACCGAGCGGCGCATCGGCGAATCCGGTCGGCGCCCTACCCTCATGTTCAACGGCTACGCTGAAAGGGTTGCCGGGCTATACGCCGGGATGGATCTACAGGCGAACTACTGA
- a CDS encoding sugar phosphate isomerase: MFKNLNTGALGHAVPFDRTCALAKQYGFAGVDLDLDYLMKFAESQSLQAAQEWFAQTGLRPGAIGLSAKWREGDSDAAFEESLMRLAEEARLAAALGCTRCVTWIAPGSNTLNFYQHWDFAVPRLQRVAAVLAEHGLRLGMEFIGPATLRARFKHDFVHTLDGMRALAAAVGAHTHNVGLLLDCFHWYTAHAAVRDLECLDPREVVYVHVNDATAGRAPDEQIDGERQMVGASGVIDIRGFLSALRKIGYDGPITVEPFNQAIRAMSVEEAVRVTGEALDRVLSS; this comes from the coding sequence ATGTTCAAAAATCTCAACACCGGAGCGCTAGGACATGCGGTCCCGTTCGACCGGACGTGTGCGCTAGCCAAGCAGTATGGCTTCGCCGGCGTAGACCTAGATCTAGATTACTTGATGAAATTCGCCGAATCGCAGTCGCTCCAAGCCGCCCAGGAGTGGTTCGCGCAGACCGGCTTGCGTCCGGGCGCAATCGGCCTAAGCGCGAAGTGGCGCGAGGGCGATAGCGACGCCGCTTTCGAGGAGAGTCTGATGCGGCTGGCCGAAGAGGCGCGCCTCGCTGCAGCGTTGGGATGCACACGCTGCGTGACGTGGATCGCGCCAGGCTCGAATACGCTCAACTTCTACCAACACTGGGACTTTGCGGTCCCGCGCCTACAGCGCGTGGCTGCTGTGTTGGCCGAGCACGGCCTGCGCCTGGGGATGGAGTTTATCGGCCCGGCCACGCTGCGCGCAAGGTTCAAGCACGACTTCGTCCACACTCTGGACGGGATGCGCGCACTGGCGGCGGCCGTAGGCGCACATACGCACAATGTCGGCTTGTTGTTGGACTGTTTCCATTGGTACACCGCTCACGCAGCGGTGCGCGACCTCGAATGCCTCGACCCGCGTGAGGTGGTGTACGTACACGTCAACGACGCAACCGCCGGGCGCGCCCCTGATGAGCAAATAGATGGCGAGCGCCAGATGGTGGGTGCCAGCGGCGTCATTGACATTCGGGGTTTCCTGTCTGCGTTGCGCAAGATCGGTTACGACGGCCCCATCACCGTGGAGCCGTTCAACCAAGCGATCCGCGCCATGTCGGTTGAGGAGGCGGTGCGCGTCACCGGCGAGGCGCTGGACCGGGTGCTGAGCAGTTGA
- a CDS encoding hypothetical protein (possible pseudo, frameshifted), which produces MEYKDYYKTLGVDRNADQETIKKAFRKLARQYHPDANKGDKKAEEKFKEINEAYEVLSDPEKRKLYDRMGTSYREYQRAGGNPRDYDWSQWANSGDFPFGFGQGARRVYEQDIDLGEFIRQIFSGGQTVSQPRDFQQGVEITLEEAYHGTTRLVLQTPRPA; this is translated from the coding sequence ATGGAGTACAAGGACTATTACAAGACGCTCGGGGTAGACCGCAACGCCGATCAGGAGACGATCAAGAAGGCGTTTCGCAAGTTGGCGCGTCAGTACCACCCGGACGCCAACAAAGGCGACAAAAAGGCCGAAGAGAAGTTCAAGGAGATCAACGAGGCCTACGAAGTGCTCAGCGATCCGGAGAAACGCAAGCTGTACGATCGGATGGGCACCAGCTACCGGGAGTATCAGCGCGCCGGCGGGAACCCACGCGACTACGACTGGAGCCAGTGGGCGAACAGCGGCGACTTCCCCTTTGGCTTCGGCCAGGGCGCGCGCCGCGTATACGAGCAGGATATTGACCTGGGCGAGTTTATCCGCCAGATATTCAGCGGCGGGCAGACGGTCAGCCAGCCGCGCGATTTTCAACAGGGCGTGGAGATCACGCTGGAAGAGGCGTATCACGGCACGACCCGGCTGGTGCTGCAAACGCCCCGGCCAGCCTGA
- a CDS encoding hypothetical protein (possible pseudo, frameshifted): MKTGSRVRVRGHGGKNARGQAGDLYLVIEVKPHPTYERKDDDLYRDMPVDAFTAMLGGEAQVDTLAGPIAVKVPPGTSSGKLIRVRGRGMPKLNKPGEYGRLVSARLDHRAHRPHRCRTGATGKDRPSSRRPLTRRER; encoded by the coding sequence GTGAAGACCGGCTCGCGCGTGCGCGTGCGCGGGCATGGCGGCAAGAACGCGCGCGGGCAAGCCGGCGACCTCTACCTCGTGATTGAAGTCAAGCCGCACCCGACCTACGAGCGCAAAGACGATGACCTCTATCGCGATATGCCGGTAGACGCCTTCACTGCCATGTTGGGCGGCGAAGCGCAAGTGGACACCCTGGCCGGGCCGATCGCGGTCAAAGTGCCGCCCGGCACATCGTCCGGCAAACTCATCCGCGTGCGCGGGCGCGGCATGCCGAAACTCAACAAGCCCGGAGAATATGGGCGACTTGTATCTGCGCGTCTCGATCACCGTGCCCACCGACCTCACCGATGCAGAACGGGAGCAACTGGCAAAGATCGCCCGTCGTCGCGCCGGCCGCTAACACGACGCGAGCGATGA